From one Helicoverpa zea isolate HzStark_Cry1AcR chromosome 10, ilHelZeax1.1, whole genome shotgun sequence genomic stretch:
- the LOC124633812 gene encoding organic cation transporter protein-like isoform X1 yields MKSRKNSSDTAPELQELLQKPHSLTLIADGRRTTIIPTQGTNKEKNQVSSPVEDDGPDVVSTIIGKYGRWQLLMTFLLSLFSLPCTFHIYLPTFTMKDTTFWCRRPANLSSLPLSAWINYSQPHGGCTVRTLTSDVTVESILNHTAPLLDSFQKCTEFGYDRSEVGSTIISEWNLVCDRAHLTSLAEVMFLVGVGIGGVVGGWISDRFGRKRILMSMMVAQSSLAILALLVRSFVQYVVVRLIMGFVSVSVVYAAFVLSVELVGGKWVTIAGVCNFFWLPLAYLIVTLLSLVLPNWRDLQLSLSIPGCLLLALWFVLPESPRWLLSMGKTQEAKVILEKAAKINKREFPADIDKLLLLHKPEETSELPRVAMLFTGVLRKRTICLFLSWFCMTIAYYGLLLNIGNFNLGNLHVTSMILAVVEIPAVAISIPILLKAGRRIPIFISMLTCGLACVASEIFSIALNDDWIQIACLMIGKFSIGATNMMMPIFTVELYPTVVRNLGVGASQIAAGLGLICIPYLWKLSILSKHLPMLTIAALAAIGGAIILLLSGTSSQQQEEPVTDKKKPTYDSSPRNGTFTITDDRGQ; encoded by the exons TAATCCCAACACAAGGGACGAATAAAGAGAAGAATCAGGTATCCTCGCCAGTTGAAGACGATGGGCCTGATGTGGTCTCCACCATCATCGGCAAGTATGGACGCTGGCAGCTGCTGATGACCTTCCTCCTGTCTCTCTTCTCATTGCCCTGCACATTCCACATATACCTGCCGACGTTCACC ATGAAGGATACTACATTCTGGTGCAGAAGGCCCGCAAATTTATCAAGCCTACCATTATCGGCGTGGATAAACTACAGCCAGCCTCATGGAGGCTGCACCGTAAGAACACTCACCTCAGATGTGACAGTGGAAAGCATACTGAACCACACAGCTCCTCTATTAGACTCCTTTCAAAAATGCACGGAGTTCGGCTATGATAGGTCTGAAGTTGGGAGCACGATTATATCGGAATGGAATCTGGTGTGTGACCGAGCTCATCTGACGAGCCTTGCTGAAGTCATGTTCTTGGTCGGTGTTGGTATCGGAGGAGTGGTCGGTGGCTGGATATCTGATAG ATTTGGCCGCAAACGCATTCTGATGAGCATGATGGTAGCGCAGAGCTCGCTGGCTATCCTCGCACTGCTGGTCCGTTCCTTCGTACAATACGTGGTTGTAAGACTAATCATGGGCTTCGTGTCTGTCTCCGTGGTATATGCTGCCTTCGTGCTCTCTGTGGAACTGGTGGGAGGGAAGTGGGTGACGATTGCAGGAGTGTGCAACTTCTTCTGGCTGCCTCTAGCGTATCTCATTGTGACGCTCTTGTCTCTGGTTCTGCCGAACTGGCGGGACCTGCAACTGAGCCTGTCGATTCCCGGATGTCTGTTACTTGCACTATG gtTTGTGTTACCAGAATCGCCGAGATGGCTGCTCAGTATGGGAAAGACTCAGGAAGCCAAAGTAATATTGGAGAAAGCTGCCAAGATTAACAAGCGCGAATTCCCCGCTGACATCGATAAACTGCTACTGCTGCATAAACCGGAGGAGACCAGCGAACTACCCAGAGTCGCCATGTTGTTCACGGGAGTTCTGCGCAAGAGGACGATATGTCTCTTCTTATCATGGTTCTGCATGACCATTGCCTACTATGGACTACTGTTGAACATCGGAAACTTCAACCTGGGCAATTTGCATGTCACATCCATGATTTTAGCTGTTGTCGAAATACCAGCGGTAGCGATAAGTATCCCGATTCTCTTGAAGGCTGGAAGGCGGATACCGATTTTCATCAGCATGTTGACCTGTGGACTCGCGTGTGTCGCTAGTGAAATATTCTCGATTGCGCTTAACGATGATTGGATCCAGATCGCCTGTCTGATGATCGGGAAGTTTTCTATCGGCGCCACGAACATGATGATGCCAATATTCACTGTGGAACTTTACCCAACGGTGGTAAGAAACCTCGGCGTGGGTGCCAGTCAGATAGCAGCCGGGCTTGGACTTATATGCATTCCGTACTTATGGAAACTG TCTATATTAAGTAAGCACTTGCCGATGCTGACGATCGCGGCGTTGGCTGCTATTGGTGGAGCCATAATCCTGCTGTTATCTGGCACCAGCAGCCAGCAACAAGAGGAACCTGTGACTGATAAGAAAAA gCCCACGTACGACAGCTCGCCGCGTAACGGAACGTTCACAATTACCGACGACAGAGGGCAATAG
- the LOC124633812 gene encoding organic cation transporter protein-like isoform X2 — MGDVNKVNSFPDIMRKCFKMGLFKIIPTQGTNKEKNQVSSPVEDDGPDVVSTIIGKYGRWQLLMTFLLSLFSLPCTFHIYLPTFTMKDTTFWCRRPANLSSLPLSAWINYSQPHGGCTVRTLTSDVTVESILNHTAPLLDSFQKCTEFGYDRSEVGSTIISEWNLVCDRAHLTSLAEVMFLVGVGIGGVVGGWISDRFGRKRILMSMMVAQSSLAILALLVRSFVQYVVVRLIMGFVSVSVVYAAFVLSVELVGGKWVTIAGVCNFFWLPLAYLIVTLLSLVLPNWRDLQLSLSIPGCLLLALWFVLPESPRWLLSMGKTQEAKVILEKAAKINKREFPADIDKLLLLHKPEETSELPRVAMLFTGVLRKRTICLFLSWFCMTIAYYGLLLNIGNFNLGNLHVTSMILAVVEIPAVAISIPILLKAGRRIPIFISMLTCGLACVASEIFSIALNDDWIQIACLMIGKFSIGATNMMMPIFTVELYPTVVRNLGVGASQIAAGLGLICIPYLWKLSILSKHLPMLTIAALAAIGGAIILLLSGTSSQQQEEPVTDKKKPTYDSSPRNGTFTITDDRGQ, encoded by the exons TAATCCCAACACAAGGGACGAATAAAGAGAAGAATCAGGTATCCTCGCCAGTTGAAGACGATGGGCCTGATGTGGTCTCCACCATCATCGGCAAGTATGGACGCTGGCAGCTGCTGATGACCTTCCTCCTGTCTCTCTTCTCATTGCCCTGCACATTCCACATATACCTGCCGACGTTCACC ATGAAGGATACTACATTCTGGTGCAGAAGGCCCGCAAATTTATCAAGCCTACCATTATCGGCGTGGATAAACTACAGCCAGCCTCATGGAGGCTGCACCGTAAGAACACTCACCTCAGATGTGACAGTGGAAAGCATACTGAACCACACAGCTCCTCTATTAGACTCCTTTCAAAAATGCACGGAGTTCGGCTATGATAGGTCTGAAGTTGGGAGCACGATTATATCGGAATGGAATCTGGTGTGTGACCGAGCTCATCTGACGAGCCTTGCTGAAGTCATGTTCTTGGTCGGTGTTGGTATCGGAGGAGTGGTCGGTGGCTGGATATCTGATAG ATTTGGCCGCAAACGCATTCTGATGAGCATGATGGTAGCGCAGAGCTCGCTGGCTATCCTCGCACTGCTGGTCCGTTCCTTCGTACAATACGTGGTTGTAAGACTAATCATGGGCTTCGTGTCTGTCTCCGTGGTATATGCTGCCTTCGTGCTCTCTGTGGAACTGGTGGGAGGGAAGTGGGTGACGATTGCAGGAGTGTGCAACTTCTTCTGGCTGCCTCTAGCGTATCTCATTGTGACGCTCTTGTCTCTGGTTCTGCCGAACTGGCGGGACCTGCAACTGAGCCTGTCGATTCCCGGATGTCTGTTACTTGCACTATG gtTTGTGTTACCAGAATCGCCGAGATGGCTGCTCAGTATGGGAAAGACTCAGGAAGCCAAAGTAATATTGGAGAAAGCTGCCAAGATTAACAAGCGCGAATTCCCCGCTGACATCGATAAACTGCTACTGCTGCATAAACCGGAGGAGACCAGCGAACTACCCAGAGTCGCCATGTTGTTCACGGGAGTTCTGCGCAAGAGGACGATATGTCTCTTCTTATCATGGTTCTGCATGACCATTGCCTACTATGGACTACTGTTGAACATCGGAAACTTCAACCTGGGCAATTTGCATGTCACATCCATGATTTTAGCTGTTGTCGAAATACCAGCGGTAGCGATAAGTATCCCGATTCTCTTGAAGGCTGGAAGGCGGATACCGATTTTCATCAGCATGTTGACCTGTGGACTCGCGTGTGTCGCTAGTGAAATATTCTCGATTGCGCTTAACGATGATTGGATCCAGATCGCCTGTCTGATGATCGGGAAGTTTTCTATCGGCGCCACGAACATGATGATGCCAATATTCACTGTGGAACTTTACCCAACGGTGGTAAGAAACCTCGGCGTGGGTGCCAGTCAGATAGCAGCCGGGCTTGGACTTATATGCATTCCGTACTTATGGAAACTG TCTATATTAAGTAAGCACTTGCCGATGCTGACGATCGCGGCGTTGGCTGCTATTGGTGGAGCCATAATCCTGCTGTTATCTGGCACCAGCAGCCAGCAACAAGAGGAACCTGTGACTGATAAGAAAAA gCCCACGTACGACAGCTCGCCGCGTAACGGAACGTTCACAATTACCGACGACAGAGGGCAATAG